One genomic segment of Spiroplasma endosymbiont of Poecilobothrus nobilitatus includes these proteins:
- a CDS encoding IS3 family transposase (programmed frameshift), whose product MGNKTLYSEEFKKQIVMLYKNGKSVINLWQEYNLPKPTIYSWVKNYNNSGSFKAKDNRTLEENEIITLRKELKDLKMENDIFKASRTDNGQKITIINNNKTKYSVRKICNILGLSKSTYYYQTNKCINKQVNNYEQEIISTFNKSRKIYGARKIKVILNRKDIILSRRKIRFFMIKNNLVSKYTKLKYHNHKTTVNNNQINNILNRQFNNKKPNEVIVSDLTYVQVGAKWHYICLLIDLFNREIIGYSAGPNKTAELVQQDFHKITRPLNQITLFHTDRGNEFKNKIIDEILITFNIKRSLSNKGCPYDNAVAETTYKTFKTEFIKSKKFKNLTQLKYELFDFVHWYNNIRIHGSLNYLSPVTFRKQMSI is encoded by the exons ATGGGAAATAAAACTTTATACTCTGAAGAATTTAAAAAACAAATTGTCATGCTATATAAAAATGGTAAAAGTGTTATTAATCTATGGCAAGAATATAATTTACCAAAACCAACTATTTATAGTTGAGTTAAAAATTATAATAATTCTGGTTCATTTAAAGCAAAAGACAATCGCACACTAGAAGAAAATGAAATAATAACTTTACGAAAAGAACTTAAAGACTTGAAAATGGAAAATGACATTT TTAAAGCAAGCCGCACTGATAATGGCCAAAAAATAACAATAATTAATAACAACAAAACAAAATATTCAGTAAGAAAAATATGTAATATTTTGGGTTTATCAAAATCAACGTATTATTATCAAACTAATAAATGTATTAACAAGCAAGTTAATAATTATGAACAAGAAATTATCAGTACCTTTAATAAAAGCCGCAAAATTTATGGGGCTCGCAAAATTAAAGTTATTTTAAACAGAAAAGATATCATCTTATCGCGGCGAAAAATCAGATTCTTTATGATCAAAAATAATTTGGTTTCTAAATACACCAAATTAAAATATCATAATCATAAAACAACAGTCAATAATAACCAAATTAATAATATTTTAAATCGTCAATTTAACAACAAAAAACCTAATGAAGTTATTGTTAGTGATTTAACATATGTTCAAGTTGGCGCTAAATGACATTATATTTGTTTATTAATTGACTTGTTTAATCGTGAAATAATTGGTTATAGTGCTGGGCCGAATAAAACAGCCGAACTGGTCCAGCAAGATTTTCATAAAATAACACGACCATTAAATCAAATAACTCTATTTCATACTGATCGTGGTAATGAGTTTAAAAATAAAATCATTGATGAAATTTTAATAACTTTTAATATTAAAAGATCATTAAGCAATAAAGGCTGCCCTTATGATAATGCTGTGGCTGAAACAACTTACAAAACTTTTAAAACTGAATTTATTAAAAGTAAAAAATTTAAAAATTTAACACAATTAAAATACGAACTTTTTGATTTTGTGCATTGATATAACAATATTCGAATTCATGGCAGTTTAAATTATTTATCTCCAGTTACTTTTAGAAAACAAATGTCTATATAA
- a CDS encoding 2-oxo acid dehydrogenase subunit E2: MTKIIFEADDNRKGIVDKIFVTNKQVVQKGDKLANIITQNKVYEIKAPITGEVLNLIVYENKVINSGDVLLDLLPFESTINEQDNNFEQPYNTISFNGSGKYNVQNRPPIDVKKSETEIFREELIETLLAREVACENTQDDFEDSIEIDLPEENIAQDSTPFFSQNNDSKTFPFKDKVENVIENIPSEENIETLQKDLGDLKEDLAIVKDYLATMTIEEEVIEDLENLERDLSFTAEMAARNQVDDKKLDPLNHQPFDAEEYKQENYTKEELKSNFAQSINNVDDSKMEPIINLEKDKLVGNKSKEHHGEHSKSHSTVHSSVSSHLKKHKPENATSSGHFASSEHKIKENPQTLQVDKVKLKQEAIIRAKEIMESKKNIVHGFIDVEVDVSELVSLLSIMHEAYSQNDIELTLLPFYVKAVYDGLKKFPVLNASFISQKNEILLKWFYNIAFSVDSDIAVKMPVLYNLKNVSIKEIASKVTKLISKSINNELKEKDCQDASFSIINYGEYGITRGTFTIPDDNVAGIAMGIIFKKPVVFEKNDIAIRDIMVNTLGYNEAVIDITEASKFIHYVAYLLSNPGLLL; this comes from the coding sequence ATGACAAAAATTATTTTTGAAGCTGATGATAATCGCAAAGGAATTGTTGATAAAATTTTTGTTACAAATAAGCAAGTTGTCCAAAAGGGGGATAAACTTGCTAACATTATTACACAAAATAAAGTTTATGAAATCAAAGCGCCAATTACTGGTGAAGTGTTAAATCTTATTGTTTATGAAAATAAAGTTATTAATAGTGGTGATGTTTTATTAGATTTATTACCATTTGAGTCAACCATTAATGAACAAGATAATAATTTTGAGCAGCCCTATAATACTATTTCTTTTAATGGTTCTGGAAAATATAATGTACAAAATCGACCACCAATTGATGTTAAAAAATCAGAAACAGAAATTTTTCGAGAAGAGTTAATTGAAACATTATTAGCACGTGAAGTAGCTTGTGAAAATACACAAGATGATTTTGAAGATTCAATTGAAATTGATTTACCAGAAGAAAATATAGCACAAGATTCAACCCCATTTTTTAGCCAGAATAATGATTCAAAGACATTTCCGTTTAAAGATAAAGTTGAAAATGTTATTGAGAATATTCCTAGTGAAGAAAATATTGAAACGTTGCAAAAAGATTTGGGTGATTTAAAAGAAGATTTGGCAATTGTTAAAGATTATTTAGCAACAATGACAATTGAAGAAGAAGTTATTGAAGATCTTGAAAATTTAGAACGTGATTTATCATTTACAGCAGAAATGGCTGCGAGAAATCAAGTTGATGATAAAAAACTAGACCCCTTAAATCATCAACCCTTTGATGCAGAAGAATACAAACAAGAAAATTATACAAAAGAAGAATTAAAAAGTAATTTTGCTCAAAGTATAAATAATGTTGATGATTCAAAAATGGAACCTATTATAAATTTAGAAAAAGATAAATTAGTGGGGAATAAGTCGAAAGAACATCATGGTGAACATTCAAAGTCACATTCAACGGTTCATTCGTCTGTTTCGTCTCATCTTAAAAAGCATAAGCCAGAAAATGCAACATCAAGCGGACATTTCGCTTCCTCAGAACATAAAATAAAAGAAAATCCACAAACTTTGCAAGTTGACAAGGTGAAATTAAAACAAGAAGCAATTATTCGTGCAAAAGAAATTATGGAAAGTAAAAAAAATATTGTCCATGGTTTTATTGATGTTGAAGTTGATGTTAGCGAGTTAGTTAGTTTATTGTCAATTATGCATGAAGCATATTCACAAAATGATATTGAATTAACATTATTGCCTTTTTATGTTAAAGCAGTCTATGATGGATTAAAAAAATTCCCTGTTTTAAATGCATCCTTTATTAGTCAGAAAAATGAAATTTTATTAAAATGATTTTATAATATTGCTTTTAGTGTGGATAGTGATATTGCAGTAAAAATGCCTGTTTTATATAATTTAAAAAATGTTTCAATTAAAGAAATTGCTTCAAAGGTAACAAAATTAATAAGTAAAAGTATTAATAATGAATTAAAAGAAAAGGACTGTCAAGATGCCTCATTTTCAATTATAAATTATGGTGAATATGGAATAACACGGGGAACATTTACAATTCCAGATGATAATGTTGCCGGAATTGCAATGGGTATTATTTTTAAAAAACCTGTTGTGTTTGAAAAAAATGATATTGCAATTCGTGATATTATGGTAAATACATTGGGATATAATGAAGCTGTAATTGATATTACTGAAGCAAGTAAATTTATCCATTATGTTGCATATTTATTATCAAATCCAGGGCTTTTGTTATAA
- a CDS encoding 3'-5' exoribonuclease YhaM family protein codes for MNIKDLTKEVNNVELIVIADKVTQGTASNGSTYLSITLKERTGTIEARLWDARPADIESWIKGNCYKVNINIIEYRKVLQAKINSYDIIDNASINLDDFIEVAPLPADAMYDEIITTVKKIKTTEYREIMTLILAKYGEQFKIWPAAIRNHHEIKSGLIWHSLTMLQMAKNVVNVYHDRLIDAELLYCGVILHDLGKVIEITSGATNDFSFEGKLLGHISIMANELNHLAQSNNLNSEKIVLLEHMILASHGRLEYGSPVEPHLLEAEILSFLDNLDARIYRIDKELEKTLLNEQTQRLLSVEGRWFLKHFEK; via the coding sequence ATGAATATTAAAGATTTAACAAAAGAAGTTAATAATGTAGAATTAATCGTAATTGCTGATAAGGTGACCCAAGGGACAGCATCCAATGGCAGCACTTATTTATCAATAACCTTAAAAGAACGTACTGGAACAATTGAAGCAAGGTTATGAGATGCTCGTCCCGCTGACATTGAAAGTTGAATTAAAGGAAATTGTTACAAAGTAAATATTAATATTATTGAGTATCGAAAAGTTTTACAAGCAAAAATTAATAGTTATGATATTATTGATAATGCCAGTATTAATCTAGATGATTTTATTGAAGTTGCGCCGCTTCCGGCAGATGCAATGTATGATGAAATTATTACAACAGTAAAAAAAATTAAAACAACTGAATATCGTGAAATTATGACTTTAATTTTAGCAAAATATGGGGAGCAATTTAAAATTTGACCAGCTGCTATTCGTAATCATCACGAAATTAAATCAGGTTTAATTTGACATAGTTTAACTATGCTGCAAATGGCAAAAAATGTTGTCAATGTTTATCATGACCGTTTAATTGATGCAGAATTATTATATTGTGGTGTTATTTTACATGATTTAGGAAAAGTTATTGAAATTACAAGTGGAGCTACAAATGATTTTTCATTTGAAGGAAAATTACTTGGGCATATTTCAATTATGGCAAATGAATTAAATCATCTTGCCCAAAGTAATAATTTAAATTCAGAAAAAATTGTTTTATTAGAACATATGATTTTAGCTAGCCATGGTCGATTGGAATATGGTTCACCTGTTGAACCACACTTATTAGAAGCAGAAATTTTATCATTTTTAGATAATTTAGATGCACGAATTTACCGTATTGATAAAGAGCTAGAAAAAACATTGCTTAATGAGCAAACACAGCGCTTGTTATCTGTTGAAGGCCGCTGATTTTTAAAACATTTTGAAAAATAA
- a CDS encoding phospho-sugar mutase, which produces MSYLDNLKLWKDAKNLDPTLAAEFQQMSEADLIAAFSDDLEFGTAGLRGLLGPGTGKINLYTIRRATLAFMQYLKTIYSATDLKSKGIVIGHDNRHFSAEFAQEVANIFASNNIKAILFANNDLRPTPMVSYTIRKIKAAAGVIITASHNSCEYNGYKIYDHNGSQFLPVATDVIGENYLKIKEEVFTLTLNPDLTLITYVAKEVENNYVSDVKTMQFYPNQKRNIKIVFSNLHGTSKEWTPRILKECGYDVTIVEEQFDNDPNFTFAPNPNPELTECYDLALKYAKKVNADVIILNDSDADRLGIGVKIKEHEYYLMTGNETAPVLIEYLFSHYQRQKTLPKNGVMYNTFVTGNLSDKVAESYGVKVIKTLTGFKWIGDQMSKAADKGLEFLFGFEEAYGYVLKDITRDKDGIQLSLVLAEACWYYHNQGKTLYDVLVEQYNKFDYFYCKTVNLVRDGIDGKKIINNMLKKLRQETITSLDTIKCIKKEDYLHGLYEMPGQDLLKFYFADGSWFAVRASGTEPKIKFYFVCVDKTNEEAKIKMEAMYQELETNYLK; this is translated from the coding sequence ATGTCATATTTAGATAATTTAAAATTATGAAAAGATGCTAAAAATTTAGATCCAACGTTAGCCGCTGAATTTCAACAAATGTCTGAAGCAGATTTAATTGCTGCTTTTTCAGATGATTTAGAATTTGGAACTGCTGGATTGCGAGGATTATTAGGCCCAGGAACCGGAAAAATTAATTTATATACAATTCGGAGAGCAACATTAGCTTTTATGCAATATTTAAAAACAATTTATTCTGCGACAGATTTAAAATCAAAAGGAATTGTAATTGGGCATGATAACCGTCATTTTTCAGCTGAATTTGCACAAGAAGTAGCAAATATTTTTGCTAGTAATAATATTAAAGCAATTTTATTTGCTAATAATGACCTTCGCCCAACGCCAATGGTTTCTTATACCATTCGGAAAATAAAAGCGGCAGCGGGTGTTATTATTACAGCAAGTCATAATTCGTGTGAATATAATGGTTATAAAATTTATGACCATAATGGTTCACAGTTTTTGCCAGTTGCAACTGATGTCATTGGTGAAAATTACTTAAAAATTAAAGAAGAAGTTTTTACTTTAACTTTAAATCCAGATTTAACTTTAATTACATATGTTGCAAAAGAAGTCGAGAATAATTATGTCAGCGATGTTAAAACAATGCAGTTTTATCCAAATCAAAAACGTAATATTAAAATTGTTTTTTCTAATTTGCATGGAACAAGTAAAGAATGAACTCCACGAATTTTAAAAGAGTGTGGCTATGATGTTACGATTGTAGAAGAACAATTTGATAATGATCCTAATTTTACTTTTGCCCCTAATCCGAATCCAGAATTAACAGAATGTTATGATTTAGCATTAAAATATGCGAAAAAAGTTAATGCTGACGTTATTATTTTAAATGACTCTGATGCTGATCGTTTAGGAATTGGTGTTAAAATCAAAGAACATGAGTATTATTTAATGACTGGAAATGAAACAGCTCCAGTATTAATTGAGTATTTATTTTCCCATTATCAACGTCAAAAAACATTACCTAAAAATGGGGTTATGTATAATACTTTTGTTACTGGGAATTTATCAGATAAAGTAGCTGAAAGTTATGGTGTTAAAGTTATTAAAACATTAACTGGTTTTAAATGAATTGGGGATCAAATGAGCAAAGCAGCAGATAAAGGGTTAGAATTTTTATTTGGATTTGAAGAAGCATATGGTTATGTTTTAAAAGACATAACTCGTGATAAAGATGGGATTCAATTATCATTAGTCTTAGCAGAAGCTTGTTGATATTATCATAATCAAGGAAAAACATTATATGATGTTTTAGTTGAACAATATAATAAATTTGATTATTTTTATTGTAAAACAGTTAATTTAGTTCGTGATGGAATTGATGGCAAAAAAATTATTAATAATATGTTAAAAAAATTACGACAAGAAACAATTACTAGTTTGGATACAATTAAATGTATTAAAAAAGAAGATTATTTGCATGGTTTATATGAAATGCCAGGACAAGACTTACTAAAGTTTTATTTTGCAGATGGTAGTTGGTTTGCAGTTCGTGCAAGTGGAACAGAACCAAAAATAAAATTCTATTTTGTTTGTGTTGATAAAACAAATGAAGAAGCAAAGATAAAAATGGAAGCAATGTACCAAGAATTAGAAACTAATTATTTAAAATAA